Proteins from one Legionella taurinensis genomic window:
- a CDS encoding AsmA family protein codes for MTTLKKLVLALLIPLFLACVVMWGIVNSLKPDTIKAYVNAELQRLTNESGEIKGDVSWHVFPRPRIKITHVQIGDPRSASPFAVTIDNLLLNLKLTQLLRGNLVFSELNVDGFTVAIDQRAGRINPPAQAKPAHEMEPLAQQFAIKNVMLSHGRLIVTRDQSQVIFSGLQIGAEQFNLRQQSFPFQLKSRVTVSKKGQPFLHTQFLFKGNTRLTTQWLSDVQLKSLPLFGQLTLLDLGIQQLKVDRLQANTSYKEGVLDLNPLTLSLYRGESVGDLHYDPQQARLHINQTATDLDSNKLIHDLFARKLLKGRLDFSLHTEIDLQDFKWPQSISGKGNVTVKDGTLMAMNVNQMIQETNARINSLFLNKSAADQSAKPEETLTNPAFFKGNTDFKLMASQYRIENGLLNSHLFVLQTNRLQLKGGGQINLLDYSLSGALLAKVIFKNENADKIQQLLGGAIPLLVKGTLIEPLILPDMKKINPLLTQTFITETLTLPVKAVHNQLKAMLR; via the coding sequence ATGACCACCCTCAAAAAACTGGTCCTTGCCCTTTTGATCCCCCTGTTTCTGGCCTGTGTCGTGATGTGGGGCATAGTCAACTCCCTCAAACCAGACACCATCAAGGCCTATGTTAATGCAGAACTGCAACGGCTGACGAACGAATCCGGGGAAATCAAGGGTGACGTGAGCTGGCATGTTTTTCCGAGACCGCGAATCAAGATAACGCACGTCCAGATTGGCGACCCGCGCAGTGCCTCTCCTTTTGCCGTAACCATCGACAACCTTCTGCTTAATCTTAAATTGACGCAATTGTTACGGGGAAATCTCGTTTTTAGCGAACTGAACGTCGATGGCTTTACTGTCGCGATTGACCAGCGTGCAGGCCGTATCAATCCCCCGGCGCAGGCAAAGCCGGCCCACGAGATGGAACCGCTGGCGCAGCAATTTGCCATAAAAAACGTAATGCTCAGCCATGGCAGATTAATCGTAACCCGCGACCAGAGTCAGGTGATCTTTTCCGGTTTGCAGATTGGCGCGGAGCAATTCAACCTGCGGCAACAGTCCTTCCCCTTCCAGTTAAAAAGCAGGGTCACCGTCAGTAAAAAGGGGCAGCCCTTCCTGCACACGCAGTTCCTGTTTAAGGGAAACACCCGACTGACGACGCAGTGGCTTTCGGATGTCCAGTTAAAATCCCTGCCCTTGTTTGGGCAACTGACGTTGCTGGACCTGGGCATTCAGCAGTTGAAAGTCGATCGCCTGCAGGCGAATACGTCCTACAAAGAAGGGGTTCTTGATTTAAACCCCCTCACCTTAAGCCTTTATCGCGGCGAATCAGTAGGCGATTTGCACTATGATCCGCAACAGGCGAGGCTTCACATAAACCAAACGGCTACCGATTTGGACAGCAATAAGCTGATTCATGACCTTTTTGCCAGGAAGCTGCTGAAAGGCCGTCTCGATTTTTCTCTGCACACGGAAATTGATCTGCAGGATTTCAAATGGCCTCAGTCCATTAGTGGTAAAGGCAATGTCACTGTCAAAGACGGCACATTAATGGCAATGAACGTCAACCAGATGATTCAGGAAACCAATGCCCGGATTAATTCTCTTTTTCTCAATAAATCCGCCGCGGACCAGTCAGCTAAACCCGAGGAAACGTTGACTAACCCGGCTTTCTTTAAGGGCAATACCGACTTTAAGCTGATGGCCTCGCAGTATCGGATTGAGAACGGGTTGTTAAACAGTCACTTATTCGTTCTGCAGACCAACCGCCTGCAATTGAAAGGCGGCGGCCAAATCAACCTGCTTGATTATTCGCTGTCCGGGGCTCTGTTGGCTAAGGTGATCTTTAAAAATGAGAACGCGGATAAAATTCAGCAACTACTTGGCGGCGCCATTCCCTTGCTGGTCAAAGGAACCCTCATTGAACCCTTAATCCTGCCGGATATGAAAAAAATAAACCCGTTGTTGACGCAGACTTTCATCACCGAAACCCTGACCCTGCCGGTTAAAGCCGTGCACAATCAATTGAAGGCTATGTTACGTTAA
- the mutY gene encoding A/G-specific adenine glycosylase, which yields MQNPLIKQFSLPLLAWYDEYGRKDLPWQHPRSAYRVWVSEIMLQQTQVQTVLPYFDRFMHHFPTVHALAGASEEQVMAHWSGLGYYSRARHLHRTARLIASEYGGEFPQDVTALAELPGIGPSTAAAIASQAFNRPTAILDGNVKRVLSRYFMVDGWPEKADVKNKLWQLAQDCMPLQRCADYTQAIMDLGATCCTSKNPGCARCPVQASCLAFKHGKVSDYPFKKQKKPLPVRHRQFLLLCRDNQEIYLEKNPPKGLWGSLWCLPSLDTESPVEPFIEAHYGFSSLKMEALTFIKHTFSHFHLHMTVNLVHTGLSVNHRLKQPQGQWVHPVAATQLALAKPMRDIIERYLEYLATQAVLT from the coding sequence ATGCAAAACCCATTGATTAAGCAATTCAGCCTGCCGCTTCTCGCCTGGTATGATGAGTATGGCCGCAAGGATTTACCCTGGCAGCATCCACGCAGCGCCTACCGTGTCTGGGTTTCGGAAATCATGCTGCAGCAAACGCAGGTGCAAACCGTTCTCCCCTATTTTGACCGTTTTATGCACCATTTTCCGACGGTGCACGCGTTGGCCGGGGCGAGCGAGGAGCAGGTCATGGCCCATTGGTCCGGCCTTGGGTATTACAGCCGGGCACGCCATCTGCACCGGACAGCCCGGCTCATTGCAAGCGAATATGGCGGTGAATTCCCACAGGATGTCACGGCGCTTGCAGAGCTTCCCGGCATCGGTCCTTCCACAGCCGCAGCCATTGCCTCCCAGGCATTTAATCGTCCCACGGCTATCCTTGATGGCAATGTCAAACGGGTTTTAAGCCGTTACTTTATGGTGGATGGCTGGCCTGAGAAGGCTGATGTGAAAAACAAACTCTGGCAGTTGGCCCAGGACTGCATGCCTTTGCAACGGTGTGCCGATTACACCCAGGCCATCATGGATTTGGGCGCGACCTGCTGCACCAGTAAAAACCCGGGATGCGCGCGTTGTCCCGTCCAGGCCAGCTGCCTTGCTTTCAAGCATGGGAAAGTCAGTGACTACCCTTTCAAAAAACAAAAAAAGCCACTCCCCGTCCGGCATCGGCAATTTTTATTGCTTTGCCGCGACAATCAGGAGATTTACCTTGAAAAAAACCCGCCGAAAGGCCTGTGGGGCAGCCTCTGGTGCCTGCCCAGTCTCGACACCGAAAGCCCTGTTGAACCGTTTATCGAGGCTCACTATGGTTTTAGCAGCTTGAAAATGGAGGCATTAACGTTCATCAAGCACACGTTCAGCCATTTTCATTTACACATGACGGTCAATCTGGTTCATACGGGTTTGTCCGTCAATCACCGCCTTAAACAACCGCAAGGCCAATGGGTTCATCCTGTCGCGGCCACCCAGCTCGCTTTGGCCAAACCCATGCGTGATATCATCGAACGCTACCTTGAATACCTGGCTACGCAGGCCGTATTGACTTAA
- a CDS encoding MFS transporter, which translates to MVSNQFYLFRNRSFSLFTASCMMAMFGNGLTYIIMVWTLMHFSASVVSTALLMTCFWLPNVLLGPFFGVIADRYNRKFLLLLANGLRAACLFGFGFLAQNHMTAFSIYVLAAVIGSLLAVYIPVAMTFVREIVDKKDLLYGNATVDIAYEIGAVLGMGGAGVILAMTSSSACFIINGICYLLAMLLLFGIQYRRNQDEHENRDSLFTQFIEGGRYVLANTPLLLIYLVQGLFFVCMMTAPVLLAPYAKGILHSNVTQFGWLEAMFSLGIIVGGCISPWLATRFSIPRIILVQVVLGTVSFYLFSHTQNTHWAIFYHFLIGYSFSAWALLTTLAQEMTALEFQGRVQSLFNSVSGVVIILFYYLLAQWKNIPVNQLYFGEMGLLLAAGGFLLLMTLSQRRRDSR; encoded by the coding sequence ATGGTAAGCAATCAATTCTATTTATTTCGTAATCGTTCATTCAGCCTGTTTACCGCCAGCTGCATGATGGCCATGTTTGGCAACGGTTTGACTTACATCATCATGGTATGGACCCTGATGCATTTCAGTGCTTCGGTGGTGTCTACCGCGTTGTTAATGACCTGCTTCTGGTTGCCGAATGTGTTGCTGGGTCCTTTTTTTGGCGTGATTGCCGATCGCTATAACCGTAAATTCCTGCTGTTGCTGGCGAACGGCCTGCGGGCGGCCTGCCTGTTTGGTTTTGGCTTTCTGGCGCAAAACCACATGACGGCTTTTTCCATTTATGTGTTAGCTGCAGTGATCGGCTCCCTACTCGCGGTGTATATTCCAGTCGCCATGACCTTTGTCAGGGAAATTGTCGATAAAAAGGATTTGCTTTATGGCAATGCGACGGTGGATATTGCCTATGAAATCGGTGCGGTTTTGGGGATGGGCGGTGCCGGCGTGATTCTGGCCATGACGTCCTCTTCGGCCTGTTTCATTATTAACGGCATCTGTTATCTGCTGGCCATGCTGCTCCTGTTTGGCATTCAATACCGCCGCAATCAGGATGAGCATGAGAACAGGGATTCGTTATTTACCCAGTTTATTGAAGGCGGACGCTATGTGCTGGCCAATACCCCCTTGCTGCTTATCTACCTGGTTCAGGGCTTGTTCTTTGTCTGCATGATGACCGCGCCCGTGTTGCTTGCGCCATACGCGAAAGGCATTCTGCACAGCAATGTCACCCAGTTTGGCTGGCTTGAAGCCATGTTTTCTTTGGGGATTATCGTGGGTGGTTGCATCAGTCCCTGGCTGGCTACGCGGTTTTCCATTCCAAGGATTATTCTGGTTCAGGTTGTCCTTGGTACAGTCTCGTTTTATCTGTTTAGCCATACCCAGAACACCCATTGGGCGATTTTTTATCATTTCCTGATTGGTTATTCCTTTTCAGCCTGGGCTTTATTGACCACTTTGGCACAGGAAATGACGGCTCTGGAATTTCAGGGCCGGGTGCAGTCTCTGTTTAACAGCGTTTCCGGTGTGGTGATTATTCTGTTTTATTACCTGCTGGCGCAATGGAAAAATATTCCGGTTAACCAATTGTATTTTGGCGAAATGGGTCTGTTGCTGGCGGCGGGCGGTTTTCTGCTATTAATGACGCTAAGCCAGCGCCGCCGGGACAGCCGATAA
- a CDS encoding AAA family ATPase, with protein sequence MQNVLYWQEVLGDSDYLIQYRDVVSKLLNGDYKEADLEKLAGHNVYSVRVNHSDRLLFTTVTVNGKSCLLLLDVVLNHDYHKSRFLKPQVLRQFLEQNVPEAISKGELTFVKADSLPALWANPQSKEEEEPIEYQKATFYNQTFITLSDIQEKAVKTPLPAVISGAAGSGKSCVALAILEQAVNQYTEVPEKPLLYVTQSAKLAETMHSMWLQLPAAQTEAGKKVQFLTYQQFLAQEASELKHKKAQDKTDFMTWLDNHIASYLNAAKAAKQTLSKDFQDFLKNTESMYQAFRYLSGYLPDNPGGISARHEQFKNDNERQWLINAYTSYKKTHDNEKNTAFHPEFHTLKQSDRFDLVVVDEAQDLSGLELKNLRRAARNSQIAYCMDSNQSLKDTLSQRQFLLSSGVSHVELPVTYRCPGHVVDLANAILDIKQRLTGGLADKLEYARIIPSEQQKANPGLVQWVEPNELAKNHRLNQLAQTTQFAVVTLPQWKEKAKELFNTPLVFTPEEIKGLEYPHIAAYRLFDHDTCNDASKKINHTAVKSQQHRAKAEQGDASFAPHFNQLFTAFTRATQSLAIVEDSSVHQRKNLLTPLKQSTLKLTQNPNNNNNNNNPEPKPIPASQQDWINEANKLKHLGKSEQAKAIEQQFTQPNRGVAPSPVVNNPTPTHVPAINLDTGKAKPKDSKKSNKHTKTAKELVKALMEDEPLAITEIQQFINPKRIEELWWNTPYQGQKLFVRVFFSVPQMHKIIKRIGGPELNQAVKTLLTSDRLMASINDGSEKTLLLYMCEDYVRARYLHQIFENNPKLLERCLPHLCARQSIQQDGGEVTTVSPLFYLALKPKLFLILTSQYFMKRIPVETWYQEGTHPGYCKELPLLTALITTLWHSRENEKEIAAIVDVLTPRLVEAGFPLASLCKEGMLMKSDEYLSISFLQALPLLPEGVNLLWTLMNACPKSFAQIPLEIWLGRTNQSAPAHSVSNKASVYNLIDLLAFHCTREMPTIDKLLDLYPDLPFAMPAKMLYRHYDESGASLINVLAFQCAYESSNFLPSLAKRNPALIREIPIETWYAHPAKDVIPPLYSLCASPKGIEVIFCLMKECPDLLQRVPIEFWHQSLRRIGTENHSPLDFLLKHDPDRTLVDPIIRAAGKDRFSQWAANDKTLASLADVFFPESGPLAAAMNAQGSALFFSPTAAKEDHLPESEPVQEKTMEPGN encoded by the coding sequence GTGCAAAACGTATTGTATTGGCAGGAAGTATTAGGGGACAGTGATTATTTAATTCAGTACAGGGACGTCGTCAGCAAGCTGTTAAACGGGGACTACAAAGAAGCCGATTTGGAAAAGTTAGCCGGCCACAACGTTTACAGTGTGCGGGTTAACCACAGCGACCGTCTGCTGTTTACCACGGTGACGGTCAACGGCAAATCCTGCCTGCTGCTTTTAGACGTGGTTTTAAATCACGATTACCACAAAAGCCGCTTCTTAAAGCCGCAGGTCCTGCGCCAGTTTTTAGAGCAGAACGTGCCGGAGGCCATTAGCAAGGGGGAACTCACCTTTGTCAAGGCTGACTCCCTGCCTGCCCTGTGGGCCAACCCGCAGTCCAAAGAGGAAGAAGAGCCCATTGAATACCAGAAAGCGACCTTCTACAACCAGACCTTCATTACCCTAAGCGATATCCAGGAGAAGGCCGTAAAAACCCCGCTCCCCGCCGTCATCAGCGGCGCCGCCGGCTCCGGAAAATCCTGTGTCGCCCTTGCCATCCTTGAGCAGGCCGTTAATCAATACACGGAAGTCCCGGAAAAGCCCCTGCTCTACGTCACCCAATCCGCCAAATTAGCCGAAACCATGCACAGCATGTGGCTGCAATTGCCAGCCGCCCAGACAGAAGCCGGAAAAAAAGTCCAGTTCCTCACTTATCAGCAATTCCTGGCTCAGGAAGCCTCCGAGCTTAAGCACAAAAAAGCGCAGGATAAAACCGACTTCATGACCTGGCTCGATAACCACATCGCAAGCTACCTCAACGCCGCCAAAGCCGCCAAACAAACCCTGAGCAAAGACTTTCAAGACTTCCTGAAAAACACCGAATCCATGTATCAGGCCTTCCGCTATTTAAGCGGCTACCTCCCAGACAACCCCGGCGGCATCAGCGCACGGCATGAGCAGTTTAAAAACGACAACGAGCGCCAATGGCTCATCAATGCCTACACCAGCTATAAAAAAACGCACGACAACGAGAAAAACACCGCCTTTCATCCCGAATTCCATACCTTAAAACAAAGCGACCGCTTCGACCTCGTGGTCGTTGACGAAGCGCAAGACCTCTCCGGGCTTGAACTTAAAAACTTACGACGCGCCGCCCGTAACAGCCAAATCGCCTATTGCATGGACAGCAACCAAAGCCTCAAAGACACCCTTTCACAACGCCAGTTCCTCTTAAGCTCAGGAGTCAGCCACGTCGAACTCCCAGTCACCTACCGATGCCCAGGCCATGTCGTTGACCTCGCCAATGCCATCCTCGACATCAAGCAGCGACTAACCGGCGGCCTTGCCGATAAACTCGAGTACGCACGCATCATCCCCTCCGAACAGCAAAAAGCCAATCCCGGACTCGTGCAATGGGTCGAGCCCAATGAGCTGGCCAAAAACCACCGACTTAACCAATTAGCCCAAACCACCCAGTTCGCCGTCGTCACCCTCCCGCAGTGGAAGGAAAAAGCCAAAGAACTATTCAACACCCCCCTCGTCTTCACCCCCGAAGAAATCAAAGGACTCGAATACCCCCACATCGCCGCCTACCGGCTCTTTGACCACGACACCTGCAATGACGCCAGTAAAAAAATCAACCACACCGCCGTCAAATCTCAACAGCACCGCGCCAAGGCCGAACAGGGCGATGCCTCCTTCGCTCCCCACTTCAACCAACTCTTTACCGCCTTCACACGCGCCACACAATCACTCGCCATCGTCGAAGACAGCAGCGTCCATCAACGCAAAAACCTCTTAACCCCTCTCAAACAAAGCACCCTCAAACTCACTCAGAACCCCAATAACAACAACAATAACAACAATCCCGAACCCAAACCCATTCCCGCATCCCAGCAGGACTGGATTAACGAAGCCAATAAACTCAAACACTTAGGCAAATCCGAACAGGCTAAAGCCATCGAACAACAGTTTACTCAACCCAACCGCGGGGTTGCCCCGAGTCCTGTCGTGAACAACCCGACACCCACCCATGTGCCGGCCATCAACCTGGATACTGGAAAAGCAAAGCCAAAAGACAGTAAAAAAAGCAATAAGCACACGAAAACAGCAAAAGAACTGGTCAAGGCATTAATGGAAGATGAACCACTGGCAATCACAGAAATCCAACAATTCATCAATCCGAAACGAATCGAGGAGCTGTGGTGGAACACCCCCTACCAAGGACAAAAACTGTTCGTCCGTGTCTTTTTTTCCGTACCTCAAATGCATAAGATTATCAAGCGGATTGGAGGTCCTGAACTTAATCAGGCAGTTAAAACCCTCCTCACCTCTGACCGCTTAATGGCGTCAATCAATGATGGCAGTGAGAAAACCCTGCTGCTATATATGTGTGAAGACTATGTTCGCGCCAGGTATTTACATCAAATTTTTGAAAATAACCCCAAATTACTGGAACGCTGCTTACCCCATTTGTGTGCCCGGCAATCCATCCAGCAGGACGGTGGCGAAGTGACCACGGTGTCACCCTTGTTCTACCTGGCCCTTAAACCCAAGCTCTTTCTGATACTCACCAGTCAATATTTCATGAAGCGCATCCCTGTAGAAACCTGGTATCAGGAAGGCACCCACCCAGGGTATTGCAAGGAGTTACCCCTGCTCACCGCCTTAATAACGACATTATGGCATTCGAGGGAGAATGAAAAAGAGATTGCCGCTATTGTAGACGTGTTAACTCCACGACTTGTCGAGGCCGGTTTCCCCCTTGCATCGCTTTGCAAAGAAGGCATGTTGATGAAATCAGACGAGTATTTATCGATCTCCTTTCTCCAAGCCTTGCCCCTTCTCCCCGAAGGAGTCAACTTACTGTGGACATTGATGAACGCTTGTCCAAAATCCTTTGCACAAATTCCTCTTGAAATCTGGCTTGGGAGAACGAATCAGTCTGCACCCGCCCATTCTGTCTCAAATAAAGCATCAGTCTATAATTTAATTGATTTACTTGCATTTCACTGTACGCGGGAGATGCCAACAATCGACAAGTTGCTGGACTTATACCCTGATTTACCCTTTGCCATGCCAGCGAAGATGCTGTACAGGCATTATGACGAATCAGGGGCGTCCCTCATTAACGTACTGGCCTTTCAATGCGCCTATGAGTCGTCTAATTTCCTCCCTTCTCTGGCTAAACGAAATCCGGCACTGATAAGGGAAATTCCCATAGAAACATGGTATGCCCATCCTGCCAAGGATGTAATCCCGCCACTCTATTCGCTGTGTGCCTCCCCCAAAGGCATTGAGGTTATCTTTTGTTTAATGAAGGAATGCCCTGACCTGTTACAGAGGGTTCCGATTGAATTCTGGCATCAGTCATTGAGAAGGATTGGTACAGAAAATCATTCGCCATTGGATTTCTTGCTTAAACATGACCCTGACAGGACTCTCGTGGATCCCATCATAAGGGCAGCAGGCAAGGATCGGTTTAGTCAGTGGGCTGCCAACGATAAAACCTTGGCGAGCCTGGCTGATGTTTTTTTTCCAGAGAGTGGGCCGCTGGCGGCAGCAATGAACGCTCAGGGTTCTGCGCTTTTTTTCAGCCCCACTGCGGCTAAAGAGGATCACTTGCCTGAATCAGAACCCGTTCAGGAGAAAACCATGGAACCGGGCAACTGA
- a CDS encoding calcium/sodium antiporter — MYNLFMLIISFAALLWSANHVVTGASGIAYNYRLPPLLIGFTLVALGTSAPEIMIAVNATLEGLPDIAIGNAIGTNIANIGLVLGLTALIKPLTLQSSLLSREYPLLFLVMLFTYSLMLDGYLGIVDSCLFLAACVAMLSYLLLTSRQSLVAARVNKEFQQAWFRKRSISLHALSFVLGLIILPLSARYLIEASAALAHGLGMSELVIGLTVVAFGSSLPELVTSIIAALRGADDIAVGNILGSNLFNLLTVMIFPGMIHPAVISHAVLWRDIPVMFGATLILLWGSYRNKRKLARWHGVLLIMVYFSYIISLLISASQ, encoded by the coding sequence ATGTATAACCTGTTCATGCTGATAATCAGTTTTGCCGCGCTCCTGTGGTCAGCCAACCATGTGGTGACTGGCGCCTCTGGCATTGCTTACAATTATCGCCTGCCGCCCTTACTGATAGGCTTTACCCTGGTTGCCCTCGGCACCTCAGCGCCGGAAATCATGATTGCCGTGAACGCCACCCTGGAAGGCCTGCCGGACATCGCCATTGGCAACGCCATCGGTACCAACATTGCCAACATCGGCCTGGTGTTGGGTCTCACGGCATTGATCAAACCACTGACGCTGCAATCCTCCCTGCTCAGCCGGGAATACCCCCTGCTTTTTTTAGTGATGTTGTTTACCTATTCCCTCATGCTCGACGGTTACCTTGGCATCGTCGACAGTTGCCTTTTTTTAGCAGCCTGTGTGGCCATGCTAAGTTACCTGCTGCTGACCTCGCGCCAGTCACTGGTCGCCGCCAGAGTCAACAAGGAATTTCAACAGGCCTGGTTTCGTAAACGCTCCATCAGCCTCCATGCCTTAAGCTTTGTGTTAGGCCTGATCATCCTGCCCTTGAGCGCCCGTTACCTGATTGAGGCCAGCGCCGCACTGGCTCACGGTCTCGGCATGAGTGAATTAGTCATCGGCCTCACTGTCGTGGCTTTCGGCTCAAGCCTGCCCGAACTGGTGACGTCCATCATCGCCGCGCTGCGGGGTGCGGATGACATTGCGGTGGGCAATATTCTCGGCTCAAACCTGTTTAACCTGTTAACCGTGATGATTTTCCCGGGAATGATTCATCCCGCGGTCATCAGCCACGCAGTCTTGTGGCGGGATATTCCTGTGATGTTTGGCGCCACCCTGATCCTGTTATGGGGCAGTTACCGCAACAAACGAAAATTAGCCCGCTGGCATGGGGTTTTACTGATCATGGTGTATTTCAGCTACATCATCTCGCTTCTGATCAGCGCCAGTCAGTAG